A window of Tripterygium wilfordii isolate XIE 37 chromosome 7, ASM1340144v1, whole genome shotgun sequence contains these coding sequences:
- the LOC120001764 gene encoding probable WRKY transcription factor 51 translates to MDHTPNQNPNPNFTHYSSQFVDPLSSSDFEFSEYLNVDGVFDDDHSSSPSMVSSDHIGGSSTGHSVAPSIDTTMRSKNGVKKNKTEATHRVAFRTQSELEVMDDGYKWRKYGKKSVKNSPNPRNYYKCITGGCYVKKRVERDREDSSYVITTYEGVHNHESPGVVYYNQMPPNAWNFQQSLQSSTSYS, encoded by the exons ATGGATCACACTCCtaatcaaaaccctaaccctaatttcACTCACTACAGCAGTCAATTCGTCGATCCATTGTCCTCGTCGGACTTCGAGTTCTCCGAGTATCTCAACGTCGACGGTGTGTTCGATGACGATCATTCTTCCTCGCCGAGTATGGTGTCATCGGATCACATCGGGGGAAGCTCGACGGGGCATAGTGTTGCACCATCAATAGATACAACCAT gaGGAGTAAAAATGGGGTGAAGAAGAACAAGACGGAAGCGACACACAGGGTTGCATTTAGGACTCAATCGGAGCTGGAAGTAATGGATGATGGGTATAAATGGCGCAAGTACGGAAAGAAGTCTGTCAAGAACAGCCCCAACCCAAG GAATTACTATAAATGTATAACTGGAGGATGCTATGTGAAGAAGAGAGTGGAGAGGGACAGAGAAGACTCAAGTTATGTGATAACAACGTATGAGGGAGTACACAACCATGAAAGCCCTGGTGTGGTCTACTACAACCAGATGCCCCCTAATGCTTGGAACTTTCAACAATCTCTTCAGTCTTCCACCTCTTATTCTTGA
- the LOC120003074 gene encoding small GTPase LIP1-like isoform X1, which yields MFWRDRERENKEQNGWPPCGQVRVLVVGDSGVGKTSLVHLIVKGSSVARPCQTIGCTVEVKHTTHGNSGSSSSSIKGDAERDFFVELWDVSGHERYKDCRPLFYSQINGVIFVHDLSQRRTKTSLQKWATEIAANGTFSAPLASGGPGGLPVPYIVIGNKADVVAKEGTRGSSGNLVDVARQWVEKQGLLSSTEELPLSESFPGSGGLIAAAKEARFDKEAMMKFFRMLIRRRYFSDELPAPSPWSLSPIQGTVHRLDENLSDDDPFYKNTTSLGGDPYKYNMLPPLPAQRNLTPPPTLYPQQPASMPENYSYPRYSLSSAQELSSTVRSKRTNINV from the exons ATGTTTTGGAGGGACCGTGAGAGGGAAAACAAGGAGCAAAATGGCTGGCCCCCTTGCGGGCAGGTCCGGGTTCTAGTTGTTGGTGATTCAG GGGTGGGGAAGACTTCTCTGGTTCATCTGATAGTAAAAGGTTCGTCTGTTGCTCGGCCCTGTCAGACAATTGGATGTACAGTGGAAGTGAAG CATACTACTCATGGAAATTCTGGTAGCTCTTCTAGTAGCATTAAAGGTGATGCGGAGCGAGATTTTTTTGTAGAACTCTGGGATGTGTCTGGACATGAGCGTTACAAAGATTGTAGACCTCTTTTCTATTCACAAATTAATG GTGTTATTTTTGTCCATGACCTTTCTCAGCGAAGGACAAAGACAAGCTTGCAGAAGTGGGCCACCGAGATTGCTGCAAATGGGACATTTTCAGCTCCTCTAGCTTCTGGAGGCCCTGGTGGTCTTCCTGTCCCATATATTGTTATTGGTAACAAAGCTGATGTTGTTGCAAAGGAGGGTACTAGAGGAAGCAGTGGCAACCTTGTTGATGTAGCTCGTCAATGGGTTGAGAAGCAGGGCTTGCTTTCATCAACCGAGGAACTTCCACTAAGTGAGAGCTTTCCTGGCAGTGGAGGCCTCATAGCG GCTGCAAAAGAAGCAAGATTTGACAAGGAAGCTATGATGAAATTTTTTCGCATG TTGATCAGGCGAAGATACTTTTCGGACGAGTTACCAGCACCAAGTCCATGGTCTCTTTCTCCCATTCAAGGAACTGTCCATCGTCTAGATGAGAATTTAAGTGATGATGACCCGTTTTACAAGAATACTACTAG TTTAGGTGGCGACCCTTACAAGTACAACATGCTTCCACCCCTTCCAGCGCAACGCAATCTTACACCGCCTCCCACACTTTATCCTCAGCAGCCAGCTTCAATGCCTGAGAATTATAGCTATCCGAGATATTCCTTGAGCAGTGCCCAAGAATTGAGCAGCACTGTGAGGTCAAAACGCACAAATATCAATGTCTGA
- the LOC120003074 gene encoding small GTPase LIP1-like isoform X2 — MQVKWLEGVGKTSLVHLIVKGSSVARPCQTIGCTVEVKHTTHGNSGSSSSSIKGDAERDFFVELWDVSGHERYKDCRPLFYSQINGVIFVHDLSQRRTKTSLQKWATEIAANGTFSAPLASGGPGGLPVPYIVIGNKADVVAKEGTRGSSGNLVDVARQWVEKQGLLSSTEELPLSESFPGSGGLIAAAKEARFDKEAMMKFFRMLIRRRYFSDELPAPSPWSLSPIQGTVHRLDENLSDDDPFYKNTTSLGGDPYKYNMLPPLPAQRNLTPPPTLYPQQPASMPENYSYPRYSLSSAQELSSTVRSKRTNINV, encoded by the exons ATGCAAGTAAAGTGGTTAGAGG GGGTGGGGAAGACTTCTCTGGTTCATCTGATAGTAAAAGGTTCGTCTGTTGCTCGGCCCTGTCAGACAATTGGATGTACAGTGGAAGTGAAG CATACTACTCATGGAAATTCTGGTAGCTCTTCTAGTAGCATTAAAGGTGATGCGGAGCGAGATTTTTTTGTAGAACTCTGGGATGTGTCTGGACATGAGCGTTACAAAGATTGTAGACCTCTTTTCTATTCACAAATTAATG GTGTTATTTTTGTCCATGACCTTTCTCAGCGAAGGACAAAGACAAGCTTGCAGAAGTGGGCCACCGAGATTGCTGCAAATGGGACATTTTCAGCTCCTCTAGCTTCTGGAGGCCCTGGTGGTCTTCCTGTCCCATATATTGTTATTGGTAACAAAGCTGATGTTGTTGCAAAGGAGGGTACTAGAGGAAGCAGTGGCAACCTTGTTGATGTAGCTCGTCAATGGGTTGAGAAGCAGGGCTTGCTTTCATCAACCGAGGAACTTCCACTAAGTGAGAGCTTTCCTGGCAGTGGAGGCCTCATAGCG GCTGCAAAAGAAGCAAGATTTGACAAGGAAGCTATGATGAAATTTTTTCGCATG TTGATCAGGCGAAGATACTTTTCGGACGAGTTACCAGCACCAAGTCCATGGTCTCTTTCTCCCATTCAAGGAACTGTCCATCGTCTAGATGAGAATTTAAGTGATGATGACCCGTTTTACAAGAATACTACTAG TTTAGGTGGCGACCCTTACAAGTACAACATGCTTCCACCCCTTCCAGCGCAACGCAATCTTACACCGCCTCCCACACTTTATCCTCAGCAGCCAGCTTCAATGCCTGAGAATTATAGCTATCCGAGATATTCCTTGAGCAGTGCCCAAGAATTGAGCAGCACTGTGAGGTCAAAACGCACAAATATCAATGTCTGA
- the LOC120002502 gene encoding uncharacterized protein LOC120002502, which translates to MERLLLVFCLIIFPQIHSTSGDGGGPQDDPKTLGNPPLSKLVADTISILKRSHESYWEKIKTIVHEMQSQFSPPNLDFRGSEEAKAEIENGAGGKMKEAAGKSFESCKETVEESAKSAAEVVGHAVHETAQVVKEGMIDAEHHHDEL; encoded by the exons ATGGAGAGATTATTGCTTGTTTTCTGCCTCATAATTTTTCCTCAGATTCACTCAACATCGGGAGATGGAGGAGGACCACAAGATGACCCTAAAACACTAGGGAACCCACCTCTATCCAAGCTTGTGGCAGACACAATTTCTATATTGAAGAGATCCCATGAAAGTTACTGGGAAAAAATTAAGACAATTGTCCATGAAATGCAATCACAGTTTTCTCCTCCAAATTTAGA TTTCAGGGGTTCAGAGGAAGCCAAAGCAGAGATTGAAAATGGCGCCGGAGGCAAAATGAAGGAGGCAGCCGGGAAGAGCTTCGAATCATGCAAAGAAACTGTGGAGGAATCAGCAAAATCAGCGGCGGAAGTTGTAGGGCATGCGGTGCATGAGACAGCACAAGTTGTGAAGGAGGGCATGATTGATGCAGAACACCATCATGATGAGCTCTAA
- the LOC120001868 gene encoding alkane hydroxylase MAH1-like, with protein sequence MASIGLVEIFFALICFVILHHISNRNWHLINWPVIGMLPEIIFNLHRPHERITELMEITGCTYMFRGPWFSDMRVLNTADPANVNYIMNTNFSNFPKGSEFLKIFDILGDGIFNSDSDLWKSQRRSSQALITHQRFYKFLVKTIHDKVTKGIVPVLDHVCKQGIVMDMQDFFQRFTFDATCMLVTGYDPGCLSTEFPKIEFAEAMDAAEEAIFHRHSWPETIWKAQRMLGLGQEHKLKKAWETLDRVVAEYISRKREERDQRLESKNEEEEGVDLLTSFMIEADAMASKSSADKFLRDTILNLMLAGRDTTSSGLSWFFWLLSENPKVWTKIREELKAIIPPNEGSNWRLFRTEEVNKVAYLHAALCESLRLYPPVPFQHKAPLQPDILPSGHRVDPKMKILFSLYSMGRMKSIWGEDCLEFKPERWISERGTVKHQPSYRFMAFNAGPRTCLGKEVAFTQMKVVAADIIHNYQIEVVKGHPVAPSASIILHMKHGLKVRVSKRWA encoded by the exons ATGGCTTCAATAGGTCTTGTTGAGATCTTCTTTGCACTCATTTGCTTTGTGATTCTTCATCACATAAGCAACAGAAATTGGCATCTGATTAATTGGCCGGTTATAGGAATGTTGCCGGAGATTATTTTTAATCTTCATCGTCCACATGAACGGATAACAGAGCTTATGGAGATAACTGGGTGCACTTACATGTTCAGAGGACCCTGGTTTTCTGACATGAGGGTCTTAAACACAGCTGATCCTGCCAATGTTAATTACATCATGAACACAAATTTCTCAAATTTCCCAAAAGGGTCTGAATTTCTCAAGATTTTCGACATTTTGGGAGATGGGATTTTCAATTCCGACTCAGATTTGTGGAAGAGCCAGAGAAGGAGTTCTCAAGCTTTGATAACTCATCAAAGGTTTTACAAGTTCCTAGTGAAGACTATACATGATAAG GTAACTAAAGGGATAGTCCCAGTCCTTGATCATGTATGCAAGCAAGGGATTGTGATGGATATGCAGGATTTCTTTCAAAGATTCACATTTGATGCTACTTGCATGTTGGTTACCGGCTATGATCCAGGGTGTCTATCGACTGAATTTCCTAAAATTGAATTCGCAGAGGCCATGGATGCTGCAGAGGAAGCAATATTTCATCGACATTCGTGGCCGGAGACAATTTGGAAGGCACAGAGGATGCTAGGCCTTGGACAGGAACATAAACTGAAGAAAGCTTGGGAGACATTAGACCGCGTAGTAGCTGAATACATatcaagaaaaagagaagagcGTGATCAAAGACTTGAATCgaagaatgaagaagaagaaggcgtTGATTTGTTAACATCATTCATGATTGAAGCTGATGCAATGGCATCGAAATCGTCAGCGGATAAATTCCTTAGAGACACCATATTGAATCTCATGCTGGCAGGGCGTGACACTACTAGTTCTGGTCTTAGTTGGTTCTTTTGGTTACTTTCAGAGAACCCGAAAGTATGGACCAAAATTAGAGAAGAGCTTAAAGCAATAATACCACCAAACGAAGGTTCAAACTGGAGATTATTCAGAACTGAAGAAGTGAACAAGGTGGCTTATCTACACGCAGCTTTGTGCGAATCTCTAAGGCTATATCCACCAGTTCCATTCCAGCATAAGGCCCCTCTACAACCCGATATCCTTCCGAGCGGGCACCGGGTTGATCCAAAGATGAAGATCTTGTTCTCATTGTATTCAATGGGAAGAATGAAATCAATCTGGGGGGAGGATTGCTTGGAATTCAAGCCTGAAAGATGGATTTCGGAGCGAGGAACTGTTAAACACCAACCATCATATAGGTTCATGGCTTTCAATGCAGGACCTAGAACTTGTTTGGGGAAGGAAGTGGCCTTTACACAAATGAAAGTTGTTGCAGCTGATATAATCCATAACTACCAGATTGAGGTGGTGAAAGGACACCCTGTGGCTCCTAGTGCTTCAATTATCCTCCATATGAAGCATGGTCTTAAGGTTAGAGTCTCCAAGAGATGGGCATGA
- the LOC120001757 gene encoding MLP-like protein 329 — MATEKIEAEVEIKSPAEKVYSVVRSQNHVVPKAASDKIHHVEVHEGDWETHGSIKLWKYTIDGKAEVLKEKVILDDEKEIVTLVAVEGHCLDLYKTYKIIVDVNPGVVKITIEYEKRTVDTPAPNHYLQFLVNIVKDIDAHILNPTN; from the exons ATGGCTACTGAAAAGATCGAAGCCGAAGTGGAGATCAAGTCCCCAGCTGAGAAGGTGTATAGCGTTGTCAGGAGCCAAAAtcacgttgtcccaaaagctgcTTCCGACAAAATACACCATGTTGAGGTGCACGAAGGTGACTGGGAAACTCATGGATCAATCAAGCTATGGAAGTACACTATAG ATGGAAAGGCTGAGGTGTTGAAGGAAAAGGTGATATTGGATGACGAAAAGGAGATTGTAACCCTTGTTGCTGTTGAGGGACATTGTTTGGATCTTTACAAGACCTACAAGATCATCGTTGATGTAAATCCAGGTGTAGTCAAGATTACAATTGAGTACGAGAAGCGCACCGTAGACACTCCCGCTCCGAATCACTACTTGCAGTTTCTGGTGAATATCGTCAAAGATATCGATGCTCACATTCTCAAtccaacaaatta a
- the LOC120001419 gene encoding RWD domain-containing protein 1-like: MTDYAQEQAMEIEALEAILMDDFKEIHSGESGLNTSKPCFQITLSPQDDELDESITTPVQLGLVFSHTEKYPDEPPLLNVKSIRGIQVNDLRILKEKLEQEASENLGMAMIYTLFTSAQEWLSESFGEDVNAENVEEEVAKDDVIIPHGEPVTVDTFMAWRERFEAELALERAKLMPESALSAAKEKKISGRQWFESGRAKGAVPINEGSDDEEDDEEVDFDDDDFEDDEEDMLEHYLAEKPDSSHAT; encoded by the coding sequence ATGACAGACTATGCACAGGAACAAGCAATGGAAATTGAAGCATTAGAAGCAATACTTATGGATGATTTTAAAGAAATTCATTCTGGTGAGAGTGGGTTAAATACATCAAAACCGTGCTTCCAAATAACATTATCTCCACAGGATGATGAGTTAGATGAATCAATAACAACTCCAGTTCAGTTGGGTTTAGTTTTCTCACACACTGAAAAGTATCCGGATGAACCACCTCTTTTAAATGTGAAGAGTATTCGAGGAATACAAGTCAATGATCTTCGAATTTTGAAGGAAAAGCTTGAGCAAGAGGCATCTGAGAATCTTGGTATGGCTATGATCTACACGCTTTTCACGTCAGCCCAAGAGTGGCTGTCCGAAAGTtttggtgaagatgtgaatGCGGAGAATGTTGAAGAAGAGGTGGCAAAAGATGATGTTATCATACCCCATGGAGAACCTGTTACTGTTGACACATTTATGGCATGGAGAGAAAGATTTGAGGCCGAGTTGGCGCTGGAGCGAGCCAAATTGATGCCTGAATCTGCACTTTCTGCTGCCAAGGAAAAGAAGATTTCTGGCAGGCAATGGTTTGAAAGTGGAAGAGCCAAAGGTGCAGTCCCAATCAATGAAGGATCtgatgatgaggaagatgatgaagaagttgattttgatgatgatgattttgaagatgatgaagaagatatGCTTGAGCACTATTTGGCCGAGAAACCAGACTCATCTCATGCAACATAA
- the LOC120001418 gene encoding protein ESMERALDA 1-like, with the protein MHAYNRLSSSGHSTPSPPSSPLRSPRLRRAKTGKFSPGHPPGGRAATLAHRVAWLFLSLLLRRQGIFLFAPLLYISGMLLYMGTVSFDIVPTISHRPAPGSVYRSPQVYEKLRPQMDADNSTADAISTVWRNAYRAGEWRPCVNKSSGVLPESNGYIFIEANGGLNQQRTSICNAVAVAGYLNATLVIPNFHFHSIWRDPSKFSDIYDEDYFITTLENDVRVVNRVPGYLMERFDHNLTNVFNFRVKAWSTIQFYRDAVLPKLLEEKVIRISPFANRLSFDAPHAVQRLRCLANYEALRFSTPILSLGESLVSRMKERSAKNSGKYISVHLRFEEDMVAFSCCVFDGGEKEKEEMKAARERGWKGKFTKPGRVIRPGSIRTNGKCPLTPLEVGLMLRGMGFDKKTYIYLASGKIYNAEKNMAPLLEMFPHLETKETLASEDELAPFKNFSSRMAAIDYTVCLHSEVFVTTQGGNFPHFLLGHRRHLFGGHSKTIKPDKRKLALLFHNPNIAWKNFKRQMLSIRSHSDSKGFELKRPNDSMYSFPCPDCMCPINRTEASKSSSAR; encoded by the exons ATGCACGCATATAACCGCCTCTCAAGCAGCGGCCACAGCACGCCTTCCCCTCCTTCCAGCCCGCTACGGTCGCCGCGCCTCCGACGGGCGAAGACTGGAAAGTTCTCCCCGGGCCATCCGCCCGGAGGCCGTGCCGCCACCCTTGCCCACCGTGTTGCTTGGCTTTTTCTATCCCTTCTTCTCCGGCGCCAAGGCATCTTCCTCTTCGCCCCTCTCTTATATATATCCGGTATGCTCCTCTACATGGGAACAGTCTCGTTCGATATCGTTCCGACTATTAGTCATCGTCCGGCTCCTGGCTCGGTGTATCGAAGTCCCCAGGTTTATGAGAAGCTCCGCCCTCAGATGGATGCGGACAATTCCACTGCTGATGCG ATATCGACAGTATGGAGAAACGCCTATAGAGCTGGTGAGTGGAGACCATGTGTGAACAAGTCATCAGGAG TCCTACCCGAGTCAAACGGTTACATATTTATTGAGGCGAATGGTGGCTTGAATCAGCAGAGGACATCG ATATGCAATGCAGTTGCTGTGGCGGGCTATCTTAACGCAACTCTTGTAATCCCTAATTTCCACTTCCATAGCATATGGAGAGATCCTAG TAAATTCAGTGACATCTATGATGAAGATTACTTCATCACCACTTTGGAAAATGATGTGCGGGTGGTTAACAGGGTTCCTGGATACCTAATGGAACGTTTTGATCACAACTTGACCAATGTTTTCAACTTCAGAGTCAAAGCCTGGTCAACCATTCAGTTTTACAGGGATGCTGTTCTCCCGAAGCTGCTAGAAGAGAA GGTTATAAGGATCTCTCCTTTTGCAAATCGATTGTCATTTGACGCTCCTCATGCTGTACAGCGACTTAGATGCTTGGCAAACTATGAAGCGCTGAGGTTTTCAACTCCAATATTATCTCTAGGAGAATCTTTAGTTTCCAGAATGAAAGAACGAAGTGCAAAGAATAGTGGCAAATACATTTCTGTTCATCTTCGCTTTGAAGAG GACATGGTTGCTTTCTCTTGCTGTGTATTTGATggtggagaaaaagaaaaagaagaaatgaaagcAGCAAGGGAAAGAGGTTGGAAAGGAAAATTTACAAAACCTGGTCGGGTTATACGTCCTGGATCAATCAGGACTAATGGGAAATGCCCCCTTACTCCTTTGGAG GTTGGTTTGATGCTTAGGGGGATGGGCTTTGATAAGAAAACATATATCTATTTGGCCTCAGGAAAGATATACAATGCAGAAAAAAATATGGCCCCACTATTGGAGATGTTTCCTCACTTGGAAACAAAGGAAACTTTGGCATCTGAGGATGAACTTGCTCCATTCAAG AACTTCTCCTCAAGGATGGCTGCTATAGACTATACTGTTTGTCTTCACAGTGAGGTGTTTGTGACTACTCAAGGTGGAAACTTTCCTCATTTTCTATTGGGACATAGGAGACACTTGTTTGGTGGGCATTCGAAGACCATCAAGCCAGACAAGCGAAAGTTAGCCTTACTATTTCACAATCCAAATATTGC ATGGAAGAACTTCAAGCGGCAAATGCTGAGCATACGGTCTCATAGTGATAGCAAGGGATttgagctgaaaaggccaaatGACTCTATGTACTCTTTTCCTTGTCCAGACTGCATGTGTCCTATTAATAGAACGGAAGCTTCAAAATCGTCTTCGGCGAGGTGA